One region of Mycolicibacterium lutetiense genomic DNA includes:
- a CDS encoding acyl-CoA dehydrogenase family protein, whose translation MTQNVRGAVRQALPAIAAAAADVDRTGEIDPAVITGLHDAGFFAMLRPKAFGGMEADPAEYLAVTRDLSAACTSTGWLAGWLGVNTWHLSLFDQRAQRDVWGRDPRTLVCESYAPTGRLERVGDAFRLSGRWSRCTGILHSSWLMAAAVLVGDDGAAQDFLVALIPRGDYVVESTWNSIGLRGIGAHDVVVSGAVVPRYRTFGWVSGDQLGTLAPLYRLPQPTMYTHTGTVPLLGAAENILSALRPRSGSSVDPVAMACSDLELSIRQIERNLGDLMDCVRADLTPGNDLVLRSRRDQVLASARAVAAIRAFTAHAGGRDTDDSLVERVWRDVQTAQTHVASNVEQVLALVGRHSFGMEVDEIVW comes from the coding sequence ATGACGCAGAACGTGCGCGGCGCGGTCCGCCAGGCACTGCCGGCGATCGCCGCGGCGGCCGCCGATGTCGACCGCACCGGGGAAATCGACCCCGCGGTGATCACCGGCCTGCACGATGCGGGGTTCTTTGCGATGCTGCGGCCCAAGGCTTTCGGCGGGATGGAGGCCGACCCGGCCGAGTACCTGGCGGTCACCCGGGACCTGTCCGCGGCCTGTACCTCCACGGGCTGGCTGGCCGGGTGGTTGGGTGTCAACACCTGGCATCTCTCGCTGTTCGATCAGCGCGCCCAGCGCGATGTCTGGGGCCGGGATCCGCGGACGCTGGTCTGCGAGTCGTATGCCCCGACCGGTCGGCTCGAACGCGTGGGTGACGCGTTCCGGTTGTCGGGCCGGTGGAGCAGGTGCACCGGGATCCTGCATTCGTCGTGGCTGATGGCCGCCGCGGTGCTGGTCGGTGACGACGGTGCGGCCCAGGATTTCCTGGTGGCACTGATCCCGCGTGGGGACTACGTCGTGGAATCGACGTGGAACAGCATCGGATTGCGCGGTATCGGTGCGCACGACGTCGTCGTCTCGGGTGCGGTCGTGCCGCGGTACCGCACGTTCGGCTGGGTCAGCGGGGACCAGCTCGGCACGTTGGCTCCGCTGTACCGGTTGCCGCAGCCGACGATGTACACCCACACGGGCACGGTGCCCCTGCTCGGCGCGGCCGAGAACATTCTCTCCGCGTTGCGGCCCCGGTCCGGTTCGTCGGTCGACCCGGTGGCCATGGCGTGCAGCGATCTCGAGTTGTCGATCCGGCAGATCGAACGCAACCTGGGCGACCTCATGGACTGTGTGCGTGCCGATCTGACCCCGGGCAACGACCTGGTGCTGCGATCGCGCCGCGACCAGGTGCTGGCCTCCGCGCGCGCCGTCGCGGCGATCCGGGCATTCACGGCGCACGCCGGCGGCCGCGACACCGACGACTCGCTGGTGGAACGGGTGTGGCGCGACGTCCAGACGGCGCAGACCCACGTGGCCAGCAACGTGGAGCAGGTGCTGGCGCTCGT
- a CDS encoding acyl-CoA dehydrogenase family protein has product MAEPPGTSGVEPTLSAVESIAVVRDSESSRLLQPARYGGRAVPPAEFLAAVGDLAARDGSAGWCAAALNAAAYAVAGLGDGAAEQVWRDDTGALVTACAAPTGRLTAGRGKFRLTGRWESVTAADVVDWLLLGALDGDSVRYVLLPRGVVHVDGDVGRRGLDAAGIGDVTVSDAALDRGSVFSPPPPPYRVLAGAGQAAAVVGAASGVWQAHVDQVRRRLSTSYGSEDTTELTASAVLVAAAESDIDAARLQLDSALTADADGAATALRQAVTRARNAADQLLSSGSRHALDATDPVARRWLDVLAGYRLTIRSVHEPTIG; this is encoded by the coding sequence ATGGCCGAGCCGCCCGGCACATCCGGCGTCGAGCCCACCCTCTCGGCCGTTGAATCGATTGCCGTCGTGCGTGATTCGGAATCGAGTCGGTTGCTGCAGCCGGCCCGCTACGGCGGACGGGCGGTACCGCCGGCCGAATTCCTCGCGGCGGTGGGCGACCTCGCCGCGCGCGACGGATCGGCGGGGTGGTGTGCCGCCGCCCTCAACGCCGCGGCCTACGCGGTGGCCGGGCTGGGCGACGGTGCCGCCGAACAGGTGTGGCGTGACGACACCGGCGCATTGGTGACCGCCTGCGCAGCACCGACCGGGCGGTTGACCGCCGGCCGCGGGAAGTTTCGGCTGACCGGTCGCTGGGAATCGGTGACCGCTGCCGATGTCGTGGACTGGCTGCTGCTCGGCGCCCTCGACGGCGATTCGGTCCGGTATGTCCTTCTCCCCCGCGGTGTCGTACACGTGGACGGTGACGTCGGCCGGCGTGGCCTGGATGCGGCGGGTATCGGCGACGTCACGGTGTCCGACGCGGCGCTCGACCGGGGCTCGGTGTTTTCGCCACCACCACCGCCGTACCGGGTCCTTGCCGGGGCCGGTCAGGCCGCCGCCGTCGTCGGCGCCGCATCGGGCGTGTGGCAGGCGCACGTCGATCAGGTCCGCCGGCGGCTGTCCACCTCGTACGGCAGCGAGGACACCACCGAACTGACCGCCTCGGCGGTGCTGGTGGCAGCGGCGGAATCCGATATCGACGCGGCCCGGCTGCAACTCGACTCCGCGCTGACCGCCGATGCCGACGGGGCCGCCACCGCACTGCGTCAGGCCGTCACCCGCGCGCGCAACGCCGCCGACCAACTGCTCAGCAGCGGTAGTCGGCACGCGCTCGACGCGACGGACCCGGTGGCCCGCCGCTGGCTCGACGTCCTAGCCGGATACCGCCTGACGATCCGGAGCGTTCACGAGCCCACCATCGGCTGA
- a CDS encoding SDR family NAD(P)-dependent oxidoreductase, protein MKLRNSRALVTGASRGLGKSIAEALAARGVDVAVVARDAESLNLLTKEIGGKAYPTDLSDPAAVEGLIDRVEADGPVDIVINNAGIDHVGRFHEILPEQIRNLLQVNLAAPMDICRQAIPGMVQRGRGHIVNVSSMGAISQGPGLTLYGTSKAGLSHFTAGIRGELRGKPVGTTLVQIGEVKTDMIDHIRAFGPARRTIERSIRWRMIPRESLDPVDVSVAIAEAIENNRRHVILPRSIVPMAKFTEFPRRVSELMLTGIDQDND, encoded by the coding sequence ATGAAGCTGAGGAATTCCCGCGCTCTGGTCACCGGCGCGAGCCGCGGCCTGGGCAAGAGCATCGCCGAGGCGCTGGCCGCACGCGGCGTCGACGTCGCCGTGGTGGCACGTGACGCCGAATCACTCAACCTGCTCACCAAGGAGATCGGCGGCAAGGCGTACCCGACCGATCTGAGCGACCCGGCGGCCGTGGAGGGCCTCATCGACCGCGTCGAGGCCGACGGCCCCGTGGACATCGTGATCAACAACGCCGGTATCGACCACGTCGGCCGTTTCCACGAGATCCTCCCCGAGCAGATCCGTAACCTGCTGCAGGTCAACCTGGCAGCGCCGATGGACATCTGCCGGCAGGCGATTCCCGGCATGGTGCAGCGCGGGCGCGGCCACATCGTCAACGTGTCGTCGATGGGCGCCATCTCGCAGGGGCCCGGCCTGACCCTGTACGGCACGTCGAAGGCGGGGCTGAGCCACTTCACCGCAGGCATCCGCGGTGAGTTGCGGGGCAAGCCGGTCGGCACCACTCTCGTGCAGATCGGCGAGGTCAAAACCGACATGATCGACCACATCCGCGCATTCGGCCCCGCCCGTCGCACCATCGAGCGATCCATCCGCTGGCGGATGATCCCGCGCGAGTCGTTGGACCCGGTGGACGTTTCGGTAGCCATCGCCGAGGCGATCGAAAACAACCGCCGCCACGTCATCCTGCCGCGCAGCATCGTTCCGATGGCGAAGTTCACCGAGTTCCCCCGCCGCGTCTCCGAACTCATGCTGACCGGTATCGACCAGGACAACGACTGA
- a CDS encoding wax ester/triacylglycerol synthase family O-acyltransferase, with amino-acid sequence MRRLTGEDNSFLAWESSVQPQHTMKAVVLDPNQVSEPLTFDRIKTAVQGWVDQIEPMQWKLLAPRVGFGRPWWVSRPQIDLEHHVQRTTAPAPGGDEELAATIGEIFEVALDRDRPAWQLWYVEGLKDGRVALVLKIHHAVADGTASLRLLETLYSTDPATPLPQPGSTPLRDEQRPAPWIWWPLVLRHQIAALARFPSIITRTAAVTGVIRRRQKAGKPGYAEAFTPPAMPFNEPFSASRRFAYRRCDVTEIKQVSKAFGVTVNDVFLTICGGALRDYLADSGQANDESLTAVVPVSMRPTETEVEWGNKVARWNVELATHIADPVERLAAVAAATRAAREVQAERDAWLQHDWMEYWPLFWLYSRVLPILGAKMKRRPMFSLIASNMRGPQETLYWGGAPIEQLISSGPIVFPMGLNFTGWSYRDEMAICVLTCGDQVADPYGIADRVPKVLAELSARAGSADGGLVNAPDRQAVSG; translated from the coding sequence ATGCGGCGTTTGACGGGTGAGGACAACAGCTTTCTGGCGTGGGAGAGCTCGGTCCAACCGCAGCACACGATGAAGGCCGTGGTTCTGGACCCCAACCAGGTTTCGGAACCGCTCACCTTCGACCGGATCAAGACCGCCGTGCAGGGCTGGGTCGATCAGATCGAACCGATGCAGTGGAAACTGCTGGCTCCGCGGGTGGGGTTCGGCCGGCCGTGGTGGGTATCGCGGCCGCAGATCGACCTCGAGCATCACGTCCAGCGGACCACCGCGCCCGCACCCGGCGGTGACGAGGAACTCGCCGCGACCATCGGCGAGATCTTCGAGGTGGCGCTGGACCGCGACCGGCCGGCCTGGCAGCTCTGGTACGTCGAGGGTCTCAAAGACGGCCGGGTTGCCCTGGTGCTCAAGATCCATCACGCCGTCGCGGACGGCACCGCATCGCTGCGCCTGCTCGAAACCCTGTACAGCACCGATCCGGCGACCCCGCTCCCGCAGCCGGGGTCGACACCACTTCGGGACGAGCAACGACCGGCACCGTGGATCTGGTGGCCGCTGGTACTGCGGCACCAGATCGCAGCGTTGGCCCGTTTCCCCAGCATCATCACCCGCACCGCGGCCGTGACCGGGGTGATCCGTCGTCGACAGAAGGCCGGAAAGCCCGGTTACGCAGAAGCTTTCACCCCGCCGGCGATGCCGTTCAACGAACCGTTCTCGGCCAGCCGTCGATTCGCCTACCGGCGCTGCGACGTCACGGAGATCAAGCAGGTGTCGAAGGCATTCGGCGTCACCGTCAACGACGTCTTCCTGACCATCTGCGGCGGCGCCTTGCGCGACTATCTGGCCGACAGCGGACAGGCCAACGACGAGAGCTTGACCGCCGTCGTGCCCGTCTCGATGCGCCCGACCGAAACCGAAGTCGAGTGGGGCAACAAGGTGGCGCGCTGGAACGTCGAGCTCGCCACGCACATCGCCGACCCGGTGGAGCGATTGGCGGCGGTCGCGGCGGCGACCCGGGCCGCACGTGAGGTGCAGGCCGAGCGGGACGCGTGGTTGCAGCATGACTGGATGGAGTACTGGCCGCTGTTCTGGTTGTACTCGCGGGTGCTGCCGATCCTCGGGGCCAAGATGAAGCGCCGCCCGATGTTCAGCCTGATCGCGTCCAACATGCGCGGCCCGCAGGAGACGCTGTACTGGGGTGGTGCACCGATCGAGCAGCTGATCTCGTCCGGGCCGATCGTGTTCCCGATGGGGCTGAACTTCACCGGGTGGAGCTACCGCGACGAGATGGCGATCTGTGTGCTCACCTGTGGTGATCAGGTGGCGGACCCCTACGGTATCGCCGACCGGGTGCCCAAGGTCCTGGCCGAGTTGTCGGCGCGGGCGGGTTCAGCCGATGGTGGGCTCGTGAACGCTCCGGATCGTCAGGCGGTATCCGGCTAG
- a CDS encoding AMP-binding protein encodes MKRANPRTSSLAAKVDRVRVIARSIAVLRESGLSGGAADGIRQAKLVRQFGGFAAVIESAATRDPNAIALTDEWGDVTFAQLNGRVNALARAWNSRGIGAGAVIAALCRDHRGLVTILAAAGKVGAQLLLMNTGFAKPQLADVAAREKVNVLIYDEEFTDLVSAVDLGVRRFLAWTDEPSISDVEGSLEGLIAATSPAPVAAPAKPGGMTLLTSGTTGTPKGAPRGKTSPLFSAQLLDRVPRRRGQTCMLAAPMFHGTGLGQAVLSLALGNRLVLRRKFNPEETLRAIQNERCDVLVVVPTMLQRILALPKDVRDSYDTSSLKIIFVSGSAMPPDLVERTLAEFGPVLYNLYGSTELAVMTVAMPEDLKHDPRTAGRAPVGCTVRLHDSEGNEITEPGVIGRVFAGSDVSFAGYTDGRTKESIGGLQSSGDVGHFDDSGRLYIDGRDDDMVICGGENVYPLEVENLITAHPEVDEVAVIGVSDEDFGQRLNAYVVLVDGATVGADEIKDYVRENLARYKIPRDVEFLNTLPRNATGKVLRGELTGGSR; translated from the coding sequence ATGAAGCGAGCCAATCCGCGCACATCCAGCCTCGCCGCCAAGGTCGACCGGGTCCGGGTCATCGCCCGCAGCATCGCCGTGCTGCGCGAGTCCGGCCTCTCCGGCGGAGCGGCCGACGGTATCCGGCAAGCCAAGCTGGTCCGCCAGTTCGGGGGCTTCGCCGCGGTGATCGAAAGCGCCGCCACCCGCGATCCCAACGCGATCGCCCTCACCGACGAATGGGGCGACGTGACGTTCGCCCAGCTCAACGGTCGGGTGAATGCACTTGCCCGGGCCTGGAATTCACGCGGCATCGGTGCGGGCGCGGTCATCGCAGCACTGTGCCGGGACCACCGTGGCCTGGTCACCATCCTGGCCGCGGCAGGCAAGGTCGGGGCACAGCTGCTGTTGATGAACACCGGGTTCGCCAAACCCCAACTCGCCGATGTCGCGGCCCGCGAAAAAGTCAACGTGTTGATCTACGACGAGGAGTTCACCGACCTCGTCAGCGCCGTCGATCTAGGCGTACGCCGCTTCCTGGCGTGGACCGACGAACCCTCGATATCCGATGTCGAGGGTTCCCTGGAAGGCCTGATCGCCGCCACGTCACCGGCCCCGGTCGCCGCACCCGCCAAGCCGGGTGGCATGACGCTGCTGACCAGCGGCACCACCGGCACACCCAAGGGCGCCCCGCGCGGCAAAACCTCTCCCCTGTTCTCCGCTCAGCTGCTGGACCGGGTCCCGCGCCGCCGCGGTCAGACCTGCATGCTCGCCGCACCGATGTTCCACGGCACCGGGCTCGGCCAGGCGGTGCTGTCGCTGGCGCTGGGCAACCGCCTGGTGCTGCGCCGTAAGTTCAACCCGGAAGAGACGCTGCGGGCGATCCAGAACGAGCGCTGTGACGTACTGGTGGTGGTGCCCACGATGCTGCAGCGAATCCTGGCTCTGCCCAAGGATGTTCGCGACAGCTACGATACGTCGTCGCTGAAGATCATCTTCGTGTCGGGCTCGGCCATGCCACCCGACCTGGTCGAGCGCACGCTCGCCGAGTTCGGCCCGGTCCTCTACAACCTCTACGGCTCAACCGAACTCGCGGTCATGACGGTGGCGATGCCCGAGGATCTGAAGCACGATCCGCGCACCGCGGGCCGGGCCCCGGTCGGATGCACTGTCCGCCTGCATGACTCGGAGGGCAACGAGATCACCGAACCGGGTGTGATCGGACGGGTTTTCGCCGGCAGCGACGTGAGCTTCGCCGGCTACACCGACGGCCGCACCAAAGAGTCGATCGGTGGGTTGCAGAGCAGCGGCGACGTCGGCCACTTCGACGACTCCGGAAGGCTCTACATCGACGGTCGCGACGACGACATGGTGATCTGCGGCGGGGAGAACGTCTACCCGCTGGAGGTCGAGAACCTGATCACCGCCCATCCCGAGGTCGACGAAGTGGCGGTGATCGGGGTCAGCGACGAGGATTTCGGTCAACGGCTCAATGCGTATGTGGTGCTGGTCGACGGAGCCACCGTGGGCGCCGATGAGATCAAGGACTACGTACGGGAGAACCTGGCCCGGTACAAGATTCCCCGCGATGTCGAGTTCCTGAACACGTTGCCCCGCAACGCCACCGGCAAGGTGTTGCGCGGCGAACTGACCGGGGGTTCTCGATGA
- a CDS encoding LLM class flavin-dependent oxidoreductase, whose product MWNPSSIKFGAFLAPYHPLNADPALQLRRDIDLMEHLDHLGFEEAWMGEHHSTGSEIVPAPDVFIAAAAERTERIRFGTGVMSLPYHHPLITADRITQLDLQTRGRLIVGTGPGKIPLDAHMMGINPIDQRRMQGEALEAVLRLLRGEVVNMETDWFTLRDARAQLPTYDPAGIEVATASTISPNGSVLAGTHGLSLLSLAASSPSGFDVLDRNWGVYEKVSAENGHQADRSSWRLVNPMFIAESRAEAERAVSRRIHAIAEYVNRQQGITPDWAQTPEGIINQWRTENLGEFGQIIIGTPEDAIAQIERLIEKTGGFGTLLIMHVDMASWEDTKRSYELFASEVVPHFKKRNVGRQASLQFAEDNSEYLLGGLIGAITKAHTDYYGQPAEQLAGQGA is encoded by the coding sequence ATGTGGAATCCGAGTTCGATCAAGTTCGGGGCATTCCTGGCGCCCTACCACCCCCTCAACGCTGATCCCGCGCTGCAGCTGCGCCGCGACATCGACCTGATGGAGCACCTCGACCATCTCGGTTTCGAGGAGGCCTGGATGGGCGAGCACCACTCGACCGGGTCCGAAATCGTTCCTGCGCCAGACGTGTTCATCGCGGCAGCGGCCGAGCGCACCGAGCGCATCCGGTTCGGCACCGGCGTGATGTCGCTGCCTTACCACCATCCGCTGATCACCGCGGACCGCATCACCCAACTCGATCTGCAGACCCGTGGGCGGCTGATCGTCGGCACCGGGCCGGGCAAGATCCCGCTGGACGCGCACATGATGGGGATCAACCCGATCGACCAGCGCCGCATGCAGGGCGAGGCACTGGAGGCGGTGCTGCGACTGCTCCGCGGCGAGGTCGTCAACATGGAGACCGATTGGTTCACCCTGCGCGATGCGCGGGCCCAGCTGCCGACCTATGATCCTGCGGGCATCGAAGTGGCGACCGCCTCGACCATCTCGCCGAACGGGTCGGTGCTCGCCGGCACGCACGGGTTGTCCCTGCTGTCGCTGGCCGCCAGCTCGCCGAGCGGTTTCGACGTGCTCGACCGCAACTGGGGTGTGTACGAGAAGGTTTCGGCCGAGAACGGCCATCAGGCGGACCGCTCCTCCTGGCGCCTGGTCAATCCGATGTTCATCGCCGAATCCCGGGCTGAGGCCGAACGGGCCGTCAGCCGCCGGATCCATGCCATTGCCGAATACGTCAACCGGCAGCAGGGCATCACCCCCGATTGGGCGCAGACCCCCGAGGGCATCATCAACCAGTGGCGCACCGAAAATCTGGGCGAGTTCGGCCAGATCATCATCGGCACGCCCGAGGACGCGATCGCACAGATCGAGCGCCTCATCGAGAAGACCGGCGGATTCGGCACCCTGCTGATCATGCACGTGGACATGGCCAGTTGGGAGGACACCAAGCGCAGCTACGAGTTGTTCGCCTCGGAAGTCGTCCCGCACTTCAAGAAACGCAATGTCGGCCGGCAGGCCAGCCTGCAGTTCGCCGAGGACAACAGCGAGTACCTCCTCGGTGGCCTGATCGGCGCAATCACCAAGGCGCACACCGACTATTACGGCCAGCCTGCCGAGCAGCTCGCCGGGCAGGGGGCGTGA
- a CDS encoding glucose 1-dehydrogenase, whose amino-acid sequence MAGVDLSGKVAIVTGAARGQGEAEARLFAELGAQVVLTDVLVEEGVRVAESIGPAARFVRHDVSSEKDWYATVDTAMTEFSRVDVLVNNAAICRVVPLAEQTAEDFEQMLRVNLIGAFLGMQAVTGPMKTAGGGSIVNISSQAGIQGLAGYTAYGASKWGLRGMSKVAAIELGPIGIRVNTVYPGMIDTPMIAHLEVGRGLGGHPGAPLTRVGTPEEVAEVVAFLASDASSYITGADLTVDGGASAGRIPVTPVHTD is encoded by the coding sequence ATGGCGGGAGTGGATCTGTCCGGCAAGGTTGCGATCGTCACCGGGGCCGCCCGCGGTCAGGGTGAAGCCGAGGCTCGGTTGTTCGCCGAGCTCGGCGCCCAGGTCGTCTTGACCGACGTCCTTGTCGAGGAGGGTGTGCGGGTCGCCGAATCCATCGGCCCCGCAGCCCGCTTCGTCCGCCACGACGTCAGCAGCGAAAAAGATTGGTACGCCACGGTCGATACCGCGATGACGGAGTTCAGTCGGGTCGACGTGCTGGTCAACAACGCCGCCATCTGCAGGGTGGTGCCGCTGGCCGAACAGACTGCCGAAGACTTCGAGCAGATGCTGCGGGTCAACCTCATCGGCGCGTTCCTCGGCATGCAGGCCGTCACCGGACCGATGAAGACGGCCGGCGGCGGATCGATCGTCAACATCTCGTCTCAGGCGGGTATTCAGGGGCTGGCCGGCTACACGGCGTACGGCGCGTCCAAGTGGGGTTTGCGCGGCATGTCCAAGGTCGCGGCAATCGAGCTGGGTCCGATCGGCATTCGGGTCAACACGGTCTACCCGGGCATGATCGACACCCCGATGATCGCCCATCTCGAGGTGGGACGCGGTCTCGGCGGCCACCCCGGTGCGCCGCTGACCCGGGTCGGCACGCCAGAAGAGGTTGCCGAAGTCGTCGCGTTCCTCGCCTCGGATGCATCGTCGTACATCACCGGCGCCGATCTGACCGTCGACGGTGGCGCCAGTGCGGGCCGGATCCCGGTGACCCCGGTCCACACCGACTGA
- a CDS encoding alpha/beta hydrolase → MSEVNIQGDTMKREVAGRMGDAFAPILQGGSDPIAAAAEVRARLKASRRPARPMQVGNVYDRAIPGPAGDIPVRIYQPLDPADSGTATDAGLPVLVYFHGGGFVLCDLDSHDSCCRRLANGIGAIVVSVDYRLAPEHPYPAAVEDAWAATEWAAAHAVELGGDPSRLVVAGDSAGGNLAAVVAMTARDRGGPDIAFQVLIYPVVDQRRKSSLSSPHTKSGVLTAEHMQWFTAQYLGGSGAQAEVSASPILGDMTGLPDAHVLTGALDPLCEEGEEYARMLAAGGANVSVRRYERGFHGFFNLADHLPAAAEATEDVCTVVRDALNNCSEND, encoded by the coding sequence ATGAGCGAGGTGAACATCCAGGGCGACACCATGAAGCGTGAGGTCGCCGGCCGGATGGGCGACGCATTCGCCCCGATCCTTCAGGGCGGCAGCGATCCCATCGCGGCGGCAGCCGAGGTGCGGGCCCGGCTCAAGGCCAGCCGCCGTCCGGCCCGGCCCATGCAAGTGGGCAACGTCTACGACCGGGCCATCCCCGGACCCGCCGGTGACATACCCGTGCGGATCTACCAACCCCTGGACCCCGCCGACTCCGGCACCGCTACGGATGCCGGCCTTCCCGTCCTCGTCTACTTCCACGGCGGCGGGTTCGTGCTGTGCGATCTCGACTCACACGACTCGTGTTGTCGCAGGCTCGCCAACGGCATCGGTGCCATCGTGGTGTCGGTCGACTACCGGCTCGCTCCTGAGCACCCCTACCCTGCCGCGGTCGAAGATGCCTGGGCGGCAACCGAATGGGCCGCCGCCCATGCCGTCGAGCTGGGCGGTGACCCGAGCCGGCTGGTGGTCGCAGGCGACAGTGCGGGCGGCAACCTGGCTGCCGTCGTCGCGATGACAGCCCGAGACCGTGGTGGCCCGGACATCGCGTTCCAGGTGCTGATCTATCCGGTGGTGGATCAGCGCCGCAAATCGTCGCTGTCCAGCCCGCACACCAAGAGCGGGGTGCTGACCGCCGAGCACATGCAGTGGTTCACCGCGCAGTATCTCGGCGGCAGCGGCGCCCAGGCCGAGGTGTCGGCATCGCCGATTCTCGGTGACATGACCGGGCTTCCGGATGCGCACGTGCTGACCGGCGCCCTGGATCCGCTGTGCGAGGAAGGCGAGGAGTACGCCCGCATGCTCGCCGCCGGCGGCGCGAACGTGAGCGTCCGGCGCTACGAGCGTGGCTTTCACGGGTTCTTCAACCTCGCCGATCACCTCCCCGCCGCGGCCGAGGCCACCGAAGACGTGTGCACCGTCGTCCGCGACGCCCTGAACAACTGCTCCGAAAACGACTGA
- a CDS encoding TetR/AcrR family transcriptional regulator, which translates to MSVAAQNRQGAATRLRLVKAAERLFAAQGVDAVSVRAVNAAAGLGAASVHYHFGSKDDLLRAVLTDVGAPVRDEIAANVALLASDPVAPRADALVRAVTEPYLKLLLRHRVRGMRWIKIIAQISQENHPVMLDAEQHLPDELFAQVQRTFPDSDPARLELRWAISIMNFIQALSRADEWRRKGSRLDEAELRDFYEDLVSFVVGGVDRLLGS; encoded by the coding sequence GTGTCTGTCGCGGCCCAGAATCGGCAGGGCGCGGCCACGCGGCTGCGCCTGGTGAAGGCTGCCGAACGATTGTTCGCCGCCCAGGGGGTGGATGCGGTGTCGGTCCGGGCGGTCAACGCGGCCGCGGGGCTCGGCGCGGCCTCGGTGCACTACCACTTCGGATCCAAGGACGACCTGCTGCGCGCGGTACTCACCGATGTCGGTGCGCCGGTGCGCGACGAGATCGCGGCCAACGTGGCGCTGCTCGCGTCCGACCCTGTCGCGCCGAGGGCTGACGCCCTTGTCCGCGCGGTCACCGAGCCTTATCTGAAACTGTTGCTCCGCCACCGGGTCCGGGGGATGCGGTGGATCAAGATAATCGCCCAGATCTCGCAGGAGAACCACCCGGTGATGCTCGACGCCGAGCAGCACCTGCCCGACGAACTGTTCGCTCAGGTGCAGCGGACGTTTCCCGACTCGGACCCGGCGCGCCTGGAACTGCGCTGGGCCATCTCGATCATGAACTTCATCCAGGCGCTGAGCCGGGCCGACGAATGGCGCCGCAAAGGGAGCCGCCTGGACGAGGCTGAACTGCGGGACTTCTACGAAGACCTGGTGAGTTTCGTCGTCGGCGGGGTCGATCGGCTGCTCGGTTCCTGA
- a CDS encoding alcohol dehydrogenase catalytic domain-containing protein, with protein sequence MRAAEYFDGRFTVADVAEPPVAGPGQLRIKVAACGICGSDLSMSKDPCRFVEVAAGAGYPFAVFDATRPVVLGHEWAGTVVETGPGVEDFAEGDRVTGLGITTEQGTGMPTIIGYSNEYHGAFGEFIIVDAFWVRHVPDGLSLEHAALAEPLHVGEMHMQQSGLTPADTALVIGCGSIGLGTILAAKAAGAHTVIASEPSPKRRELAAKMGADIVVDPNEQDPIALYNELLGSGKTARADPQGLLIAYECSGRVGTLNSLTHTLPWGSRIQVVASPFAEETIIPVVAQMRQIAINFGHGPYDRAYEKVLARLAAGEIDADAIITGRVGLDGLGDAFEALRDPEAHVKILVLPGQ encoded by the coding sequence ATGCGCGCGGCGGAGTACTTCGACGGTCGATTCACCGTCGCCGATGTCGCCGAACCGCCAGTCGCCGGGCCCGGGCAACTGCGCATCAAGGTTGCCGCCTGCGGCATCTGCGGCAGCGATCTGAGCATGTCCAAGGATCCGTGCCGGTTCGTCGAGGTGGCCGCTGGTGCGGGCTACCCGTTCGCGGTGTTCGATGCCACCCGTCCGGTGGTGCTCGGTCACGAGTGGGCCGGCACTGTCGTCGAAACCGGTCCGGGTGTCGAGGATTTCGCTGAGGGCGACCGGGTCACCGGGCTTGGCATCACCACGGAGCAAGGCACCGGGATGCCGACGATCATCGGCTATTCGAACGAATACCACGGGGCCTTCGGCGAATTCATCATCGTTGACGCCTTCTGGGTCCGGCACGTGCCCGACGGCCTGTCGCTGGAGCACGCCGCCCTGGCCGAGCCGCTCCACGTCGGCGAGATGCACATGCAGCAGTCCGGTCTGACGCCGGCGGACACCGCCTTGGTGATCGGGTGCGGATCGATCGGTCTGGGCACGATCCTGGCCGCCAAGGCTGCCGGCGCGCACACCGTCATCGCCTCGGAGCCGTCACCCAAGCGCCGCGAGCTGGCCGCGAAGATGGGCGCCGACATCGTCGTCGACCCCAATGAGCAGGATCCGATTGCGCTCTACAACGAGTTGCTGGGCAGTGGGAAGACCGCCCGGGCCGATCCGCAGGGCCTCCTGATCGCCTACGAGTGCAGCGGACGGGTGGGCACCCTCAACTCGCTGACCCACACGCTGCCGTGGGGTTCGCGCATCCAGGTGGTGGCCTCGCCGTTCGCCGAGGAGACCATCATCCCGGTGGTCGCGCAGATGCGGCAGATCGCGATCAATTTCGGGCACGGCCCCTACGACCGGGCCTACGAGAAGGTGCTGGCACGGCTGGCGGCGGGCGAGATCGACGCCGACGCGATCATCACCGGTCGGGTCGGCCTGGATGGCTTGGGCGATGCGTTCGAGGCGCTGCGCGACCCAGAGGCGCACGTCAAGATCCTGGTGCTGCCCGGACAGTGA